A stretch of the Alnus glutinosa chromosome 6, dhAlnGlut1.1, whole genome shotgun sequence genome encodes the following:
- the LOC133870678 gene encoding GTP-binding protein YPTM2, which translates to MNPEYDYLFKLLLIGDSGVGKSCLLLRFADDSYLDSYISTIGVDFKIRTVEQDGKTIKLQIWDTAGQERFRTITSSYYRGAHGIIIVYDVTDQESFNNVKQWLSEIDRYASENVNKLLVGNKSDLTANKVVSSETAKAFADEIGIPFMETSAKNATNVEQAFMAMAADIKNRMASQPMNNARPPTVQIRGQPVNQKSGCCSS; encoded by the exons ATGAATCCTGAATA TGACTATTTATTCAAGCTTTTGCTGATTGGAGACTCTGGAGTTGGCAAATCATGTCTTCTTCTGAGATTTGCT GATGATTCGTACCTGGACAGTTACATTAGCACAATTGGAGTGGACTTT AAAATACGCACCGTGGAGCAAGATGGGAAGACCATAAAACTTCAAATT TGGGACACTGCTGGACAAGAGCGTTTCAGGACAATCACTAGCAGCTATTACCGTGGAGCACATGGCATTATA ATAGTTTATGATGTGACGGATCAAGAGAGCTTTAACAATGTCAAGCAATGGTTGAGTGAAATTGACCGATATGCTAGTGAGAATGTAAACAAGCTTCTGGTTGGAAATAAGTCTGACCTCACTGCTAACAAAGTTGTGTCTTCCGAAACAGCTAAG GCGTTTGCGGATGAAATTGGTATTCCATTTATGGAGACCAGTGCGAAAAATGCTACGAATGTGGAGCAGGCTTTTATGGCCATGGCTGCTGACATCAAGAATAG GATGGCAAGTCAGCCGATGAACAACGCAAGGCCGCCAACAGTGCAGATACGAGGACAACCTGTGAACCAGAAGTCTGGCTGCTGCTCTTCTTAG
- the LOC133870295 gene encoding uncharacterized protein LOC133870295, with protein MYRSASWSRVSDDQYFMHGSSPSPNEPASLRLTPSFEGNELPVYDPIAELAKKERARVKFAENAVHVIPFVLLLCAIILWLFSNPEVDVGFKADSMMGRIEGLSLDGEFDNDSDGTQTGVLPILDLGDMDSPKQVRYSSKSGQRFKRIGR; from the exons ATGTATAGATCGGCGAGCTGGAGCCGCGTCTCCGACGATCAGTACTTCATGCATGGGTCGTCACCCTCGCCTAATGAGCCGGCGAGCCTGAGACTGACACCTTCCTTTGAAGGCAATGAGCTGCCTGTGTATGACCCTATCGCCGAGTTAGCTAAGAAGGAGAGGGCACGTGTCAAGTTTGCTGAGAATGCTGTGCATGTTATACCATTTGTCCTCCTCCTCTGCGCCATTATTCTTTGGTTATTTTCTAATCCAG AGGTAGATGTGGGATTTAAGGCTGATTCGATGATGGGAAGAATCGAGGGATTGTCACTTGATGGAGAATTCGACAATGATAGTGATGGTACTCAAACTGGAGTTTTACCGATACTGGATTTGGGGGACATGGACTCGCCGAAACAAGTCAGATATTCAAGCAAATCGGGCCAAAGATTCAAACGAATCGGCCGATAG